A region of Saccopteryx leptura isolate mSacLep1 chromosome X, mSacLep1_pri_phased_curated, whole genome shotgun sequence DNA encodes the following proteins:
- the UTP14A gene encoding U3 small nucleolar RNA-associated protein 14 homolog A, with the protein MNGKQAAESLLALCKQEELEDLPNDYPLSTSEDEEDGGGERKHQKLLEAISSFDGKIRQKLTERSEASVKVSEFTVSSEGSGERLVLSDLLKPNVKNSSSLTTVKKQLNRVKSKKTVELPLNKEEVERIHREVAFNKTSQTLSKWDPIVLKNRQAEQLVFPLKKEQSAIAPIEHVLNGWKARTPLEQEVFNLLSKNKQPATDPLLTPMEKASFKAMSLEDAKMRRAELQRARALQSYYEARARREKKIKSKKYHRVLKKEKAKNALKEFEKLWKVDPTAALEELEKLEKARMMERMSLKHQNSGKWAKSKAIMAKYDLEARQAMQDQLAKNKELTQKVQVASETEEEEGGEEEGDLLVPDVVNEAQVTADGPNPWMVRKHSGDTKEVEIQRDLEQLSEPVADEASESEEEEERPVAQEEVLLREFEERRSLRKKSGLNHSVKPVGGQKAKDSSSQEVLSELRALSQKLNKDNRKSRKQKVRSVRTVLPVQREGPAREEEEPFLLQRLERAETAEEIEELGKEGGFQSKELPTPALEEQHLEKNPANEPGAPKEKKRKEQMIDLQNILTTKSPSVKSLAVPTTIEELGDEQERDQKEMIKEAFAGDDVIRDFLKEKREAIEASKPKDIDLTLPGWGEWGGVDLKPSAKKRRRFLIKAPAGPPRKDQILPNVIINEKRNIHATAHQVRVLPYPFTHHQQFERTIQTPVGSTWNTQRAFQKLTTPKIVTKPGHIIKPIRAEDVGYRSSSRSDLSVIQRNPKRLTVRHKKQLKKNSED; encoded by the exons ATGAACGGGAAACAGGCTGCGGAGAG CCTCCTGGCTTTGTGCAAACAGGAAGAACTAGAGGATTTGCCAAATGACTACCCCTTAAGCACCAGTGAAGATGAG GAGGATGGTGGTGGAGAGCGAAAGCATCAAAAGCTTCTGGAAGCAATCAGTTCCTTTGATGGAAAGATTAG GCAGAAGTTGACTGAGAGATCCGAGGCTAGTGTGAAGGTGTCAGAATTCACTGTCAGTTCTGAAG GATCAGGAGAAAGGCTAGTCCTTTCAGATCTGCTTAAGCCTAATGTTAAAAATTCATCCTCATTGACCACTGTGAAAAAGCAACTGAACAGGGTCAAATCAAAGAAGACTGTGGAGTTACCCCTTAACAAAGAAGAGGTTGAGCGG ATCCACAGAGAAGTGGCATTCAATAAAACCTCACAGACCCTCTCTAAATGGGATCCCATCGTTCTGAAGAACCGACAAGCAGAGCAGTTGGTTTTCCCCCTGAAGAAGGAGCAGTCAGCCATTGCTCCCATCGAACACGTGCTCAATGGCTGGAAG GCAAGAACTCCCCTGGAGCAGGAAGTTTTTAATCTCCTCTCTAAGAACAAGCAGCCCGCGACAGACCCTTTACTGACTCCCATGGAGAAGGCCTCTTTCAAAGCCATGAGCCTGGAAGAC GCTAAGATGCGCCGAGCAGAGCTTCAGAGGGCTCGGGCCCTGCAGTCCTACTATGAGGCCAGGGCTcgaagagagaagaaaatcaaaagcaaaaa GTATCACAGAgttctgaagaaagaaaaggccaaaaATGCCCTAAAAGAATTTGAGAAGCTGTGGAAGGTTGATCCTACTGCTGCTTTAGAAGAACTGGAAAAACTCGAAAAGGCCAGAATGATG GAACGAATGAGCCTTAAGCACCAGAACAGTGGAAAATGGGCAAAGTCAAAGGCAATTATGGCCAAATATGACCTGGAG GCTCGCCAGGCTATGCAGGACCAGTTGGCCAAGAACAAAGAACTGACACAGAAAGTCCAGGTGGCCTCCGAgactgaggaagaggagggaggtgaAGAAGAGGGTGACCTCCTTGTCCCTGATGTGGTGAATGAGGCACAGGTGACTGCAGATGGACCGAACCCCTGGATGGTCAGGAAGCACTCTGGTGACACAAAAGAAGTCGAAATCCAGAGGGACCTTGAACAGCTTTCAGAACCCGTGGCTGATGAGGCTTCTGAaagtgaggaggaagaagaaagaccaGTGGCACAGGAAGAAGTTTTGTTGCGAGAATTTGAGGAAAGGCGATCACTTAGGAAAAAGTCTGGGCTCAACCACAGTGTCAAGCCGGTAGGAGGACAAAAAGCAAAAG ATTCTAGCAGCCAGGAGGTGTTATCCGAATTGAGGGCACTGTCTCAGAAACTCAACAAGGACAACCGTAAGTCCAGGAAGCAAAAAGTGAGGTCAGTGAGGACAGTTTTGCCAGTCCAGAGAGAGGGACCTGCCAGGGAAGAAGAGGAGCCCTTCTTGCTGCAGAGGCTGGAGAGAGCAGAGACCGCAGAAGAGATAGAGGAACTGGGCAAAGAAGGAGGCTTTCAAAGTAAGGAGCTTCCCACACCTGCGCTAGAAGAGCAGCACTTGGAGAAGAACCCAGCTAATGAGCCTGGTGCtcccaaagagaagaaaaggaaggagcagATGATCGACCTGCAGAATATCTTAACCACAAAGTCTCCTTCTGTGAAGTCTTTGGCAGTTCCCACAACAATAGAGGAGCTG GGAGATGAACAGGAGAGAGAtcaaaaggaaatgataaaggaAGCCTTTGCTGGGGATGATGTCATCAGAGACTtcttgaaagagaagagggaagccaTAGAGGCGAGTAAGCCGAAGGACATAGACCTGACTCTGCCTGGCTGGGGCGAGTGGGGTGGTGTGGACTTGAAGCCCAGTGCCAAGAAGAGACGCCG GTTTCTCATTAAAGCGCCTGCAGGTCCTCCAAGAAAGGACCAGATTTTGCCAAACGTGATTATCAATGAGAAGAGGAACATCCACGCAACAGCTCACCAG GTGCGGGTGCTTCCATACCCGTTTACCCACCATCAGCAATTTGAAAGGACCATCCAGACCCCTGTAGGATCCACGTGGAACACCCAGAGGGCCTTCCAAAAGCTGACTACACCCAAGATTGTCACCAAGCCAGGTCATATCATAAAGCCTATAAGAGCAGAGGATGTGGGTTACAGGTCTTCCTCAAGGTCAGACCTATCTGTCATACAGAGGAATCCAAAACGACTCACCGTACGTCACAAAAAACAGCTGAAAAAAAACTCTGAAGATTGA
- the LOC136386476 gene encoding uncharacterized protein — protein MQATPSFNEEGRRLNVYKRRQIAAFQAPKRNPLLFSPSAPPPAAPLSPPPSCGPSPPPALRPPPLSPPAQQTAQVPGSLLPPPPLPNLPFPGRRLAVPRFPSHTRSVRPARQALRWPGPAQRAARPRCSLCAPRPPAPNWQAPSANAAQVAPPQPGPWKWPGRQAPVGSVWGTGRRRRLLRLRPCRHALGRRGDPTSRDDFPRSLLPSSRPRPVPAARGGQLGSQLTGQGWRCREEP, from the exons ATGCAAGCGACCCCATCCTTCAATGAGGAGGGCAGGCGCCTGAACGTTTATAAACGACGCCAAATTGCAGCCTTCCAAGCCCCCAAACGGAATCCACTGTTGttta GTCCCAgcgccccgcccccagccgcGCCCCTCAGCCCCCCTCCCTCCTGCGGCCCATCTCCGCCCCCGGCgctccgccccccacccctgaGCCCGCCAGCCCAGCAGACCGCCCAGGTTCCTGGCTCGCTCCTCCCGCCGCCGCCTCTCCCTAACCTGCCCTTCCCGGGCCGGCGGCTCGCGGTCCCGCGCTTCCCTTCGCACACGCGCTCCGTCCGCCCAGCTCGCCAGGCCCTCCGGTGGCCCGGCCCGGCGCAGCGCGCAGCCCGCCCTCGGTGCAGTCTCTGCGCCCCTCGGCCCCCGGCACCTAACTGGCAGGCGCCCAGCGCGAACGCGGCCCAGGTCGCTCCCCCTCAGCCCGGCCCTTGGAAGTGGCCCGGGAGGCAGGCGCCCGTCGGAAGTGTTTGGGGGACGGGCCGGCGGCGGCGCCTCCTGCGGCTGAGGCCTTGCAGGCACGCCCTAGGGAGACGCGGTGACCCGACCTCCCGGGATGACTTTCCCCGGAGCCTCCTCCCGAGCTCCCGCCCCAGACCTGTGCCAGCAGCGCGCGGCGGGCAGCTGGGTTCGCAGCTAACGGGACAGGGGTGGAGATGCCGCGAGGAACCTTGA